A genomic window from Oceanobacillus timonensis includes:
- a CDS encoding helix-turn-helix transcriptional regulator — MAKNSIPFTENDRLILKSYKTLMEGLADYLGSGYEFVLHSLEDLNESVIQIINGHHTGRKVGAPVTDLALSMLTELEKKENSGHISYNTTNIKGEPLKAVTIVIKGEDDKNIGLLCINFYLNTPLSDIILNLNNSWEHNAGNTYAKESFVDNVDELIFQAVSQVQKEVEMDESVSHLLKNKIIVSKLYHQGVFQFKDAVVKIAEILGISKNTVYMHLRAMNSSE; from the coding sequence ATGGCGAAAAATAGTATTCCTTTTACAGAGAATGATAGACTTATTTTAAAATCTTATAAAACACTGATGGAAGGTTTGGCTGATTATTTAGGAAGTGGATATGAATTTGTTCTTCACAGCTTAGAAGATTTAAATGAGTCTGTCATCCAAATAATAAATGGACATCATACAGGTAGAAAAGTAGGCGCTCCAGTAACAGATCTAGCATTATCGATGCTTACAGAATTAGAAAAAAAGGAAAACAGTGGACATATTTCCTACAATACAACAAATATAAAAGGTGAGCCTTTAAAAGCAGTAACCATCGTAATAAAGGGAGAAGATGATAAAAATATCGGTCTATTATGCATTAATTTTTACTTAAACACACCATTATCCGATATCATTCTAAATTTAAATAATTCTTGGGAGCATAATGCAGGAAATACATATGCTAAAGAGAGTTTTGTTGATAATGTCGATGAGCTTATTTTTCAAGCAGTAAGTCAAGTTCAGAAAGAAGTTGAAATGGACGAAAGTGTATCTCATTTACTGAAAAATAAAATTATCGTGTCAAAACTGTATCATCAAGGTGTTTTTCAATTTAAAGATGCTGTAGTAAAAATTGCTGAAATATTAGGTATCTCGAAAAATACAGTGTATATGCATTTGAGGGCAATGAATTCATCTGAATAA
- the yhbH gene encoding sporulation protein YhbH — protein sequence MSNEQEHNFVVSQENWSLHRKGYQDQQRHNEKIKDAIKKNLPDLVSEENIIMSNGKDVVKIPIRSLDEYKIRYNYEKSKHVGQGNGESEVGDVVARAPGSGDGQQAGNGKKAGDKPGQDYYESEVSIAEIEDALFRELELPNLQEKEKSEIITEKVEFNDVRKKGLMGNVDKKRTILTALKRNARDGKAQITPIYNDDLRFKTWNEVIRHDSKAVVLAMMDTSASMGAFEKYIARSFFFWMNRFLKTKYESVEFEFIAHHTEAKVVTEEAFFSKGESGGTICSSAYYKALEVIDEKYPPSRYNIYPFHFSDGENISSDNKTCIELVHQLMEKSNMFGYGEVNGYNRYSTLMNAYKTIEHPKFKHYILKEKADVYHAMKSFFQKTAEHV from the coding sequence GTGTCCAATGAGCAAGAGCATAATTTCGTCGTCTCCCAAGAAAACTGGTCTCTCCATCGAAAAGGTTATCAGGATCAACAACGCCATAATGAGAAAATTAAAGATGCCATTAAGAAAAACCTTCCTGACCTTGTCAGTGAAGAAAACATCATTATGTCCAATGGCAAGGATGTAGTGAAAATCCCGATTCGTTCCCTGGATGAATATAAAATCAGGTATAACTATGAAAAATCAAAGCATGTCGGGCAGGGAAACGGAGAATCGGAAGTCGGAGATGTGGTTGCACGTGCACCAGGAAGCGGCGATGGACAGCAGGCAGGAAACGGGAAAAAAGCTGGAGATAAACCAGGCCAGGATTATTATGAATCGGAAGTATCCATTGCCGAAATAGAAGATGCATTATTCCGGGAATTAGAACTTCCGAATCTGCAGGAAAAAGAAAAATCAGAGATTATTACGGAAAAAGTCGAATTTAATGATGTGCGCAAAAAAGGATTAATGGGGAATGTAGATAAGAAACGAACGATATTAACCGCATTAAAGCGGAATGCCCGGGATGGGAAAGCGCAAATTACGCCGATTTATAATGATGATTTGCGTTTCAAAACTTGGAATGAAGTCATCCGTCATGATTCCAAAGCTGTTGTCCTGGCGATGATGGATACAAGTGCGTCGATGGGTGCGTTTGAGAAGTATATTGCCCGCAGTTTCTTCTTTTGGATGAACCGGTTTTTGAAAACAAAATATGAAAGTGTGGAATTTGAATTTATTGCCCATCATACAGAGGCAAAAGTAGTGACAGAAGAGGCCTTTTTCTCCAAAGGGGAGAGTGGTGGAACGATTTGTTCATCCGCTTATTATAAGGCGCTGGAGGTCATTGATGAAAAATATCCTCCGTCCCGCTATAATATTTATCCTTTTCATTTTTCAGACGGAGAGAATATTAGCTCGGATAACAAGACATGCATAGAGTTAGTCCACCAGCTGATGGAAAAATCAAATATGTTTGGTTACGGAGAAGTAAATGGCTATAATCGCTATTCGACGTTAATGAATGCCTATAAAACGATTGAACACCCGAAGTTTAAGCACTATATATTAAAAGAAAAAGCGGATGTCTATCACGCCATGAAAAGCTTTTTTCAAAAGACAGCAGAACATGTATAA
- a CDS encoding tripartite tricarboxylate transporter TctB family protein yields MKINKDLASPIAFLLLSIICLTTVSSMNALSIGFPLFILILMFLLSIILLIQTIIGTSTSQDAKGVIFTTQTVVTAVALILYAGLIWLIGFFISSLLYLGFMTWYLQKRDTKATTRVLKSVSGAVITTTVFYVIFRYGLLVYLPTGVLF; encoded by the coding sequence ATGAAAATAAACAAAGATTTAGCTTCTCCAATAGCATTTCTGTTGTTGAGTATTATTTGTTTAACTACGGTATCATCTATGAACGCATTAAGTATCGGCTTCCCACTCTTTATTTTAATTCTTATGTTTCTATTATCTATTATTTTACTTATTCAAACAATCATTGGTACATCCACATCACAAGATGCTAAGGGGGTTATATTCACAACGCAGACGGTCGTTACTGCTGTTGCTCTTATTCTATATGCCGGCCTCATTTGGCTCATTGGCTTTTTTATCAGCAGCCTTCTCTACCTTGGGTTTATGACCTGGTATTTACAAAAAAGGGATACAAAAGCGACAACTCGTGTACTCAAATCCGTCAGCGGAGCAGTTATAACAACAACTGTATTTTATGTTATTTTCCGCTATGGATTACTCGTCTATCTTCCTACCGGAGTATTATTCTAA
- a CDS encoding tripartite tricarboxylate transporter substrate binding protein, whose translation MNKQWLIILLILLPLISMSACESQDEDTEGDEDSFPNRMLTYSIPFMPGGQSDVDARRQLPYLEESLNESVAIMYKDGAGGAIGWTELVNQPPDGHFFAGINIPHIILQPLTNDDTGYETDDIEPVVLFQRTPIGIAVSKDSGIETMEQFIEQSQKESITVSVTGSYSGSHLLALELESKANMNLISVPSLGSSETIQSVLSGTTTAVLANSPDLLSYKDDFNILAIGSEERFETLPDVPTFKELGLDITASIERGVAVPPGTSSEEIEKLETAFLDILANPEVQEEMIREGFEPLEMGADESQDFINQKREELEETLKIMGEIP comes from the coding sequence GTGAATAAACAGTGGTTGATTATTTTATTGATATTATTGCCCTTGATCAGTATGAGCGCCTGTGAAAGTCAGGATGAAGATACGGAAGGCGACGAAGATTCTTTCCCAAACCGTATGCTTACTTACAGTATTCCGTTTATGCCTGGAGGACAGTCTGATGTAGACGCAAGACGACAACTGCCTTATTTGGAAGAAAGCCTAAATGAAAGTGTTGCAATTATGTACAAAGACGGAGCTGGAGGCGCTATTGGCTGGACGGAACTTGTGAACCAACCCCCGGACGGACATTTTTTCGCAGGTATTAATATTCCGCATATCATTTTACAGCCCTTAACAAATGATGATACCGGATATGAAACCGATGATATCGAACCTGTGGTACTATTTCAGCGGACCCCTATTGGAATTGCTGTCAGCAAAGATAGCGGTATTGAGACAATGGAACAATTTATCGAGCAGTCGCAAAAGGAATCTATAACCGTTTCTGTGACTGGATCATACTCCGGTTCACACTTATTAGCGTTAGAACTGGAATCAAAAGCAAATATGAATCTTATTTCAGTCCCATCACTTGGCTCATCAGAAACCATTCAGAGCGTTTTAAGCGGAACAACTACTGCTGTTCTTGCTAATTCCCCCGATTTACTTAGTTATAAAGATGATTTCAATATTTTGGCTATTGGCTCAGAAGAGCGATTTGAAACATTACCTGATGTTCCCACATTCAAGGAACTAGGCCTTGATATTACGGCCAGTATTGAACGTGGTGTAGCAGTTCCGCCCGGTACCAGCAGCGAAGAAATCGAAAAATTGGAAACAGCCTTTCTAGATATACTTGCCAATCCCGAAGTTCAAGAGGAAATGATCCGCGAAGGATTTGAACCGCTTGAAATGGGTGCAGATGAAAGTCAGGATTTTATTAACCAAAAACGTGAAGAACTAGAAGAAACTTTAAAAATAATGGGTGAAATTCCTTAA
- a CDS encoding PrkA family serine protein kinase — MDILNKVKNDRETEKQLGWEGTFAEYLELVKENPTIAQTAHSRVYNMIKSAGVIEKDNHKMYQFFGSAIFGLESAIQSLVEEYFHPAARRLDVRKRILLLMGPVSGGKSTIVSLLKRGLEQYSRTDEGAVYAIKGCPMHEDPLHLIPQHLREDFYEEYGIRIEGSLSPLNTMRLEKDYGGRIEDVKVQRIFFSEDKRVGIGTFSPSDPKSQDIADLTGSIDFSTIAEFGSESDPRAYRFDGELNKANRGMMEFQEILKSDEKFLWHLLSLTQEGNFKAGRFALISADEMIIAHTNESEYKSFIANKKNEALHSRMIVMPIPYNLKVSEEERIYKKMIQESDIADVHVAPHALRAAAIFSILTRLKDSKKQGIDVVKKMRLYDGESVEGYNQIDMADLLNEYTDEGMAGIDPRYVINRISSTIIRKEIPSINALDVLRSLKEGLNQHPSISKDDLETYLNYISIARKEYDEIAKKEVQKAFVYSYEESAKTLMDNYLDNVEAYCNQNKLRDPLTGEEMNPDEKLMRSIEEQIGISENAKKGFREEILIRLSAYARKGKRFDYQSHERLREAIQKKLFADLKDVVKITTSSKTPNESQLKKINEVIARLIDEHGYNSVSANELLRYVGSLLNR; from the coding sequence ATGGATATTTTAAATAAAGTAAAAAACGATAGAGAAACGGAAAAGCAACTAGGATGGGAAGGTACCTTTGCGGAATACTTAGAGCTGGTAAAAGAAAACCCGACAATTGCACAGACTGCACATTCCCGCGTATATAATATGATTAAGAGTGCTGGGGTTATAGAGAAAGATAATCATAAAATGTATCAGTTTTTTGGTTCAGCTATTTTTGGTCTGGAATCGGCTATTCAAAGCTTAGTAGAAGAATATTTTCATCCGGCAGCAAGAAGGCTGGACGTCAGAAAACGGATTTTACTGTTGATGGGGCCGGTCAGCGGCGGGAAATCGACCATTGTCAGTTTGCTGAAGCGCGGTTTGGAGCAATATTCCCGCACAGACGAAGGGGCTGTATATGCGATAAAGGGCTGCCCGATGCATGAAGATCCTTTGCATTTAATACCGCAGCATTTGCGGGAAGACTTCTATGAAGAGTACGGCATTCGGATTGAAGGCAGTTTATCGCCGCTGAATACCATGCGTTTAGAAAAGGATTACGGCGGTAGGATTGAAGATGTCAAAGTGCAGCGAATCTTTTTCTCTGAAGATAAAAGGGTGGGGATTGGCACATTCAGCCCATCTGATCCGAAATCACAAGATATTGCCGATTTAACGGGAAGCATTGATTTTTCAACAATCGCCGAATTTGGATCGGAATCTGATCCGCGTGCTTACCGTTTTGACGGAGAATTAAATAAAGCGAATCGCGGTATGATGGAGTTTCAGGAGATTTTAAAAAGTGATGAAAAATTCCTGTGGCACCTGCTTTCACTTACGCAGGAAGGGAATTTTAAAGCAGGAAGATTTGCTTTGATTTCCGCTGATGAAATGATTATTGCCCACACGAACGAATCAGAATATAAATCATTTATTGCCAATAAAAAGAATGAAGCACTTCATTCCCGAATGATTGTAATGCCAATTCCTTATAACTTGAAGGTCAGTGAAGAGGAACGAATCTATAAAAAAATGATTCAGGAAAGTGATATTGCAGATGTACATGTGGCTCCTCATGCTTTACGGGCAGCGGCGATATTCTCCATTTTAACTAGGTTAAAAGATTCGAAAAAACAGGGGATCGATGTTGTTAAAAAGATGCGGCTCTATGATGGGGAAAGTGTGGAAGGATATAATCAAATTGATATGGCCGATCTTTTAAATGAGTATACCGATGAGGGAATGGCAGGGATTGATCCGCGTTATGTGATTAACCGCATTTCTTCCACAATCATCCGTAAAGAAATACCTTCTATTAATGCATTGGATGTTCTACGCTCACTAAAAGAGGGGTTAAATCAACATCCATCGATTTCAAAGGACGATTTGGAAACATATTTAAATTATATTTCCATTGCCCGGAAAGAATATGATGAAATTGCGAAAAAAGAAGTACAGAAAGCATTCGTTTACTCATATGAAGAATCTGCGAAGACCTTGATGGATAACTATCTCGATAATGTCGAGGCATATTGTAATCAGAATAAATTACGCGACCCGCTTACCGGTGAGGAAATGAATCCGGACGAGAAGCTGATGCGTTCAATTGAGGAGCAGATTGGCATCTCGGAAAATGCGAAAAAAGGTTTCCGGGAAGAAATTTTAATTCGCCTATCCGCCTATGCACGCAAAGGAAAACGATTTGATTATCAATCACATGAACGTCTGCGGGAAGCGATTCAAAAGAAATTATTTGCCGATTTGAAAGACGTTGTAAAAATTACAACCTCATCGAAAACGCCGAATGAATCGCAATTGAAGAAGATTAATGAAGTGATTGCCCGCCTCATTGATGAACATGGGTATAATTCCGTGTCAGCGAATGAATTGCTGCGTTATGTGGGTAGTTTATTGAACCGATAA
- a CDS encoding LacI family DNA-binding transcriptional regulator produces the protein MVSSLDVAKLAGVSQATVSRVLNNSPKVTEKTKKKIYAAIDELGYYPNLIARSLVTNENRTIALISGAINNDFYVETTESIVKKANELGYSVIVYFAEENQPINIFDSIKGSNVSGILLSSIFLEDSLLGELEKSGIPYIFFNRRPTKGGNYVVLDNKKASYLNAKHLIELGHTRIAYISNEFSNISTLYERKLGFDKAMRKYHLDNEKYTRVIDGTEENLKRTIDELIHLKIPPTSIICTTDHMAMISMDYLISKGIQIPEDISLTGFDNNKITAHQAIQLTTVSHNEKYNIGRIAAENLFEMIENPTKENGNNIQIVLEPKLFKRSTTGKGK, from the coding sequence ATGGTATCTTCATTAGATGTTGCAAAGCTTGCTGGTGTTTCACAGGCAACTGTATCTAGAGTATTAAATAATTCGCCTAAGGTAACTGAAAAAACGAAAAAGAAAATTTATGCAGCGATTGATGAATTAGGGTATTATCCGAATTTAATTGCAAGAAGTCTCGTTACAAATGAAAATCGAACCATTGCTTTAATTTCAGGTGCAATAAATAATGATTTTTATGTTGAGACTACGGAATCTATTGTTAAAAAAGCAAATGAATTAGGATACAGTGTAATTGTATATTTTGCAGAAGAAAATCAACCTATAAATATTTTTGATTCGATTAAAGGAAGCAATGTATCTGGGATACTTTTATCATCTATTTTTTTAGAAGATTCTCTTTTAGGAGAGTTAGAAAAGTCAGGCATACCGTATATATTTTTTAATCGCAGACCTACGAAAGGTGGGAATTATGTCGTTCTCGACAATAAAAAAGCATCATACCTTAATGCAAAACACCTGATTGAATTAGGTCATACAAGAATAGCTTATATATCAAACGAATTTAGTAATATTTCAACTTTGTATGAAAGAAAATTAGGTTTTGATAAAGCGATGAGAAAATATCATTTGGATAACGAAAAATATACAAGAGTTATTGATGGAACAGAAGAGAATTTGAAACGAACGATAGATGAACTGATCCATTTGAAAATTCCGCCGACGTCTATAATCTGTACAACAGACCATATGGCTATGATTAGTATGGATTACCTGATTTCGAAAGGAATACAAATTCCTGAGGATATAAGTCTTACTGGTTTTGATAATAATAAAATCACAGCCCACCAGGCAATTCAATTAACTACGGTATCACACAACGAAAAATATAATATCGGGAGAATTGCTGCTGAAAATCTGTTTGAAATGATTGAAAATCCAACAAAAGAAAATGGAAATAATATTCAAATTGTTCTTGAACCAAAGCTTTTTAAGAGAAGTACGACAGGAAAGGGAAAGTAA
- a CDS encoding MFS transporter, giving the protein MENNSMKKVASASFLGAFLEWYDFFLYGTASAIIFNQLFFPDFDPMVGTIAAFGTLASGYLVRPIGGIVFGHFGDKIGRKKILAITMMLMGGATFLIGLLPTYATIGVWAPVLLILLRSIQGFALGGEYGGASLLLIEYAPRKQRGFWGGVLQSATPLGSLAATGIFAIMASMPESFFLSIGWRIPFLISIVLTVVGLFVRFSIEETPAFKEVKESGTEEKFPLVELFRTYSKNVWIAIGARMAEGISFNVFNVFVITYVTSHLGLPNSLALIGVSISSAIAMLLSPIFGKFSDRVGRKKVYMIGAIWFTIFAFPFFALLDTEIGIVIYIAIALGYALGTTPMFSIQSVFFTEMFGTRVRYSGLSFVYQLAGIVAGITPLVATSLLVLNDGNPLYVILYIMGMGTITVVSVLFTKETYKFDVAEQEKAALENINIKENGDV; this is encoded by the coding sequence ATGGAAAATAATTCTATGAAAAAAGTTGCAAGTGCAAGTTTCTTGGGTGCTTTTCTTGAGTGGTATGATTTCTTTCTTTATGGTACAGCCTCTGCAATCATTTTTAATCAACTATTTTTTCCAGATTTTGATCCGATGGTTGGGACCATTGCAGCTTTTGGTACATTAGCAAGTGGTTACCTTGTCAGACCGATTGGTGGAATAGTTTTCGGACACTTTGGTGATAAGATAGGACGAAAAAAAATCCTCGCAATTACAATGATGTTAATGGGTGGAGCAACGTTTTTAATAGGTCTTCTCCCGACATATGCAACAATTGGTGTTTGGGCACCTGTATTATTAATACTGCTTCGTTCGATCCAGGGGTTTGCTTTGGGTGGAGAATATGGCGGTGCTTCTCTTTTATTAATTGAATACGCACCAAGAAAGCAACGTGGATTTTGGGGAGGGGTACTCCAGTCAGCTACACCTTTAGGTTCTTTGGCTGCAACTGGTATCTTTGCAATCATGGCAAGTATGCCGGAAAGTTTCTTTCTCTCCATTGGTTGGAGGATTCCATTTTTAATTAGTATTGTACTTACGGTGGTTGGATTATTCGTTCGATTCAGTATTGAAGAAACACCAGCATTTAAAGAGGTGAAAGAAAGTGGTACGGAAGAAAAGTTTCCTTTAGTAGAACTTTTTAGAACATATTCTAAAAATGTCTGGATAGCAATAGGAGCCAGGATGGCTGAAGGTATCAGTTTCAATGTATTCAATGTATTTGTAATAACATATGTTACATCTCATTTAGGATTACCCAACAGTTTAGCGCTTATTGGTGTTTCCATATCTTCAGCAATTGCGATGCTGCTTTCACCTATTTTTGGTAAATTTTCAGATCGTGTCGGAAGAAAGAAAGTTTATATGATAGGAGCTATTTGGTTTACGATATTCGCATTCCCTTTCTTTGCTTTATTAGACACAGAAATTGGAATAGTTATTTATATAGCCATAGCTTTAGGATACGCATTAGGAACAACGCCAATGTTTAGTATTCAATCGGTATTTTTCACTGAAATGTTTGGAACGAGAGTCAGGTATAGTGGCCTTTCATTTGTTTATCAATTGGCCGGGATTGTTGCTGGAATTACACCGCTTGTAGCAACGTCATTATTGGTGCTTAATGATGGCAATCCATTATATGTTATTTTATACATCATGGGGATGGGGACAATCACTGTAGTTTCTGTATTATTTACGAAAGAAACATATAAGTTTGATGTTGCTGAACAAGAAAAAGCAGCATTGGAAAATATCAATATAAAAGAAAACGGAGACGTATAG
- a CDS encoding tripartite tricarboxylate transporter permease, with product MDMISEVLAALFAPMTFLYLMLGVLGGIIIGSLPGLTATMALAVMLPFTFSMAPDVALVTLGGIYVGAIFGGCIAAILINTPGTPSSIATAFDGYPMTQKGKAEQALLTASIGSGIGGVFGGIALLFLSPLLARVALQFGPSEFFWIAVLGLTLVATLSQGSLLKGALGACFGLLLSTVGISILGGSSRFTFGSSSLQGGLEIIVLLIAFFCIPQVMRMIKGVDLEKEKISNIKSEKAHVISVLKSIVTRPILLLRSSLIGITVGLIPGAGGNVASLLSYDAAVRFSKQNKLFGKGDARGVVASETANNSEVGGSLVPLLSLGIPGGPPSAVLIGALLIQGIQPGPNLFTSNAALIYTFIGGFIIANILMLLFAIYGSKYIGKIINIPIYYLVPAIVFLTMIGAFAIRNNFMDIIVLALFGLVAYMMSERGFSPAPIVLGIILGPIAEKGIIQAYLISENLPGLLNLFFSRPLTIGIMILCFLSLFSPLITKFIAKRSSNRQENTSI from the coding sequence ATGGATATGATATCAGAAGTTCTTGCTGCACTATTTGCGCCAATGACTTTTTTGTACCTGATGCTTGGCGTTCTTGGAGGAATCATCATCGGATCACTTCCAGGATTAACCGCTACGATGGCTTTAGCTGTTATGCTGCCCTTTACATTCTCCATGGCGCCGGATGTTGCTCTCGTGACATTAGGTGGTATTTATGTCGGGGCTATATTCGGGGGATGTATTGCTGCTATTTTAATCAATACACCAGGTACTCCATCCTCTATTGCAACAGCTTTTGACGGCTACCCGATGACGCAAAAAGGAAAAGCTGAACAGGCGCTGCTTACCGCTTCCATCGGATCTGGGATTGGTGGAGTCTTTGGCGGTATAGCTCTCTTATTTTTAAGTCCTTTACTAGCACGTGTAGCTTTACAATTTGGACCGTCTGAGTTTTTCTGGATTGCAGTACTTGGCCTCACACTTGTTGCTACGTTATCTCAAGGGTCATTATTGAAAGGGGCTCTCGGTGCATGCTTTGGTTTATTACTAAGCACAGTTGGTATTTCTATCCTTGGAGGGTCATCGCGGTTCACATTCGGCTCCTCTTCCTTGCAGGGCGGTTTAGAAATTATCGTATTGCTTATTGCTTTTTTCTGTATTCCACAAGTCATGCGTATGATTAAAGGGGTTGATTTAGAAAAAGAAAAAATAAGTAACATTAAAAGCGAAAAAGCCCATGTCATTTCCGTTTTAAAATCAATCGTAACACGTCCTATACTATTACTCCGATCTTCTCTTATTGGTATTACCGTCGGATTAATACCAGGCGCCGGCGGAAATGTTGCCAGTTTATTATCTTATGATGCTGCAGTACGTTTTTCCAAACAAAATAAACTGTTTGGAAAAGGAGATGCTCGAGGAGTAGTCGCTTCGGAAACGGCAAATAATTCTGAAGTAGGCGGTTCGCTCGTCCCACTCCTATCTCTTGGTATTCCCGGCGGCCCTCCTTCAGCAGTTCTTATCGGTGCACTGCTCATTCAAGGAATACAGCCGGGACCAAATTTATTTACATCCAATGCTGCGCTTATCTACACTTTTATAGGCGGCTTCATTATCGCAAATATTCTTATGCTTCTCTTTGCTATTTACGGATCAAAATATATTGGAAAAATCATTAATATCCCGATTTATTATTTAGTGCCTGCAATCGTATTTTTAACCATGATTGGCGCCTTTGCTATTCGCAATAACTTCATGGATATTATCGTTTTGGCGCTGTTCGGGCTGGTAGCTTATATGATGTCAGAACGCGGGTTTTCTCCGGCCCCCATTGTACTTGGTATTATACTCGGACCGATTGCTGAAAAAGGAATTATACAAGCGTATCTGATTAGTGAGAATCTGCCCGGGCTATTAAACTTATTTTTCTCCAGACCATTAACAATCGGTATTATGATTCTCTGTTTTCTATCATTATTCAGTCCTTTGATAACGAAATTTATTGCGAAACGTAGCTCTAATAGGCAGGAAAATACTAGTATTTAG
- a CDS encoding SpoVR family protein produces the protein MSETKELTRAIEEITEVAKGFGLDFYPMRYEVCPADIIYTFGAYGMPTRFTHWSFGKQFHKMKLQYDLGLSQIYELVINSDPCYAFLLNTNSLIQNKLIIAHVLAHCDFFKNNIRFANTRKDMVESMTATAERIAHYEMVHGKEEVESFLDAILSIQEHIDPSIVRFKLPPKTANDMEDQDSHKKSGEYDDLWNLDERGKNSQTKTPKKQKKIPPSPEKDLLLFIEEYSRELEDWQRDVLTMMREEMLYFWPQLETKVMNEGWASYWHQQIMRQLDLTSSETLEYAKLNAGVVQPSRTSINPYYLGIKIFEDIEERYNNPTEQMVRNGCEPNKGRDKIFEVREMESDISFIRNYLTKELVAKEDMYLFEKKGRDYRITEKDYVEVRDQLVSQRVNGGFPYITVENGDYLRNGELYLRHGFEGIELDIKYLEHVLPYIYQLWGRAVHLETVIEGKEALYTYDGKEMHKQRI, from the coding sequence TTGAGTGAAACAAAGGAGTTAACAAGAGCTATCGAGGAAATTACGGAGGTAGCCAAAGGGTTTGGGCTGGATTTTTATCCGATGCGCTATGAGGTTTGTCCAGCAGATATTATTTATACATTTGGTGCTTACGGGATGCCGACGCGTTTTACCCATTGGAGTTTTGGGAAGCAATTTCATAAAATGAAGCTGCAATATGATTTAGGATTGAGCCAGATTTATGAACTGGTGATTAATTCGGACCCTTGCTATGCCTTTTTATTAAATACAAACAGCCTGATTCAAAATAAATTGATTATTGCCCACGTGCTGGCACATTGTGATTTCTTTAAAAATAATATCCGTTTTGCAAATACACGCAAAGACATGGTGGAGAGCATGACAGCAACGGCTGAGCGTATTGCTCATTATGAGATGGTACATGGCAAAGAAGAGGTGGAGAGCTTTTTAGATGCGATTTTATCGATTCAGGAACATATTGATCCGTCTATTGTCCGGTTTAAATTGCCTCCAAAAACAGCAAACGATATGGAAGACCAGGATAGTCATAAAAAAAGCGGAGAGTATGATGATCTGTGGAATTTAGATGAGCGTGGGAAAAATTCACAGACGAAAACGCCAAAGAAGCAAAAGAAAATTCCTCCTTCCCCAGAAAAGGACTTATTATTATTTATTGAAGAATACAGCAGGGAACTGGAGGATTGGCAGCGGGATGTGTTAACGATGATGCGGGAGGAAATGCTATATTTCTGGCCACAGTTAGAGACGAAAGTTATGAATGAAGGATGGGCATCCTATTGGCACCAGCAGATTATGCGTCAGCTGGATTTGACCTCCTCGGAAACGCTGGAATATGCAAAATTGAATGCTGGGGTTGTACAGCCATCCCGGACATCGATTAATCCGTATTATTTGGGGATAAAAATCTTTGAAGATATTGAAGAACGTTATAATAACCCGACCGAGCAAATGGTGAGAAATGGTTGTGAACCGAATAAAGGCAGGGATAAAATCTTTGAAGTAAGAGAAATGGAATCAGATATTTCTTTTATCCGTAACTATTTAACGAAGGAATTAGTCGCCAAAGAGGATATGTATCTTTTTGAGAAAAAAGGGAGAGATTATCGGATTACAGAAAAGGATTATGTGGAAGTACGCGATCAGCTTGTCTCTCAGCGTGTGAATGGTGGTTTTCCGTATATCACCGTAGAAAATGGGGACTATCTTCGTAATGGCGAGCTTTATTTACGTCATGGTTTTGAAGGAATTGAGCTCGATATTAAATATTTGGAGCATGTTTTACCTTACATTTATCAATTATGGGGGAGAGCTGTCCATTTAGAAACGGTGATTGAAGGGAAAGAAGCACTATATACCTATGATGGGAAAGAAATGCATAAACAAAGAATATAA